The Lycium barbarum isolate Lr01 chromosome 4, ASM1917538v2, whole genome shotgun sequence nucleotide sequence aaattctGATTGTTTCAATAACAAATacatgtaatatttattttttcaggTAGAACCGTCAACAGAATTCGTGTACACAGTACATGATGGAGGACGACGATTCATTCTTAATTTGAATAGCAAAACTTACAGTTGTCGTATGTTTCAACTACATGAAATCCCCTGCCCGCATGCATGGGCtgtcattaaaaagaaaaatctggTTGCTGAGGATTATTGCTCTGATTTGTTCAAACCGGCGACCGTGTTGAAGACATATGATGTACCTGTGGATCCTCTACCCGACGAGCGTGAATGGAACATTCCCAACCACATCTTGGAGGATGTGATTTTGCCCCCAAGATACAAGAGACCGCCTGGTAGGCCAAAGAAGAGGCGTGATAAGCCTTTAAGTGAATTGTTATTTGGAAAGGGTAGACATGCTTGCAGTACTTGTGGACAAGTTGGACACAACAGACATTCATGTAGTTTTGAGCCTCTGAGGAAGTGAATTTTTCTTGTGTTCCTATCCATTTAACCTTTTTACCGAAGATAGATTGGTTATTTAAGTATTTGAACACTTGTGTCAAAAACTTCCATTGACACTTGTTGTAGTACTATAGAAATTTTTGCAATGAAATGAATGTCCCATTCAAAATGATCTTAATTGAATTTTTTTCACGATACGTATGGTGGTTTTTTCAACATCAAAAAATAATGCGTACTTGGTAAGATAACATACATATTATATCTATAAAAATGATAAAGTTGTTTTTATTTTCGAATTTTTTTGGATTGGAGGATCGTAGTTGTGCTGGTAATGTCAACTTAAAATTATGTATTTATTGGCCTTCTGAAAATTGATAAACTGTAATAGAACATACATGGTTTTTGTGATCCTGGTGTCTGAAATTACACAGTAATGTTCATGTATTTTTAACACAAAAAAAGGCAAACCATGTTCCGGTATGAAAATGGTGTTGTCTATTCAACCTCGTAGCACAACATATGTGGTATAAAAACGTACGTATTGTTTCCGAAACTGATGAAGATGGtttatttgaattatttttttttcattgaaATCATATAGTTGTGCTGGCCATATCAAATACGCAAGATGTGTTTATTAACCTAAAATATATCTAAAACATACATATTTTGTGAACCTGGGGAATTAAACATACATATTTTGTGAACCTGGTTAATAAGTATTTGTGGATTCATGATGTcgcattttattatattttttccaAACTTCAGATTTATTTGACAATATATGGAACTAAGTACATCAAACAGATGGAACATAAAACCACTGAGATTTCTTTGGTTAAATGATAATTATTCAATATAAGTCAAAATACATCTAAAAGCATCAGATTGGTTGTTGTAatgaaaaaaaggacaaaaaacaTCGAATCCACGAATAGTATTTATCAAACATCAATTGCATCTACAGTGTCGTAATCGATTGCTGGCCTAATCGGTCTTGGTGGAACTTCATTATCACTCTCTGCATTGTCAGCAACCTTGCCTTCAGCGTAGTCCCATAAGAGTGCACCATATCTCATACGCTGCATGTGTGCATCAATGACATCTGGAATCCTTTCACCCGATGTCAAATACTCAGCATACGCTACCACAAAAACACCACAGTccctaaaaaaaaatataagaacatGTATTAGAAAATATATGTTTCAAGTTCTAAACAAGGTATCTCAAGTTCAAACAACTCATGTATTTTAGAAGAATAATAAATTGATACGATATATCATGTATTTGATActctatgatatttttaaaaatgTATGTCTACAACTTACGTACTACCAGCAGTTTGATGCGGAAGATTATCAACATAGACAACTTCAAGGATATCGATCTGTCCCTTATCCGCATATGCTGGGTCTTTCACCAAATCTATGCTTTTTTTATTTACATAGAATCCAGCCAGATGTAGGAAATGTGGCAGTAGTGTAGCAATCTTTTTAATTTCATTCCTAACAACTGCGTTGTGCCTGGCTGATTGATACGAGTTGTAAACATACAGACGCCtgcacatttaaaaaaaaaaagaattcagcGGCCAATTAATGAATGAAAAAATAATGATAAATATTTAATTCATCATTAAAAATACCTGTCCTTGAATGAAAGGAGTACCAATAACCAATGATTTTCTTCTTGTATATTCACCGGTATTAGCACGTTGTCAACGGTATGCCACGTGACATTGGCAATAAGCATGTGGCCCTTAACATACTCAATCAATACTTGCTCTTCATTTGCCACATTTGTCTGTGTTTCAACATTGCAATATGCGTGGTGGACCACATCAATTCTCTGCTTGATTAGGCAGTCAACAGTGGTGAAGCTGAAATTGTTCCTTTTATCGTAGTTTCCTTTCTTCCGAAAGTAATAGAAAATGACGTCAATGTGCTGGAATTGTTAAAAAATACTTAAATTAGATCACAGTCAAATACATAAAAAACTTTGTAGTAGCAAAAATGTGGATTTCAGAACCTCTCTGTATTTTACAAAAACACAGCAGACTGAATGTCCTGAAATACATCCATCTCTGTATTTTACAAATACACAACAGCTAAAATACACAAAGTGCACTTGTAAAACAACTAGTTGATAAGCATATCATTGCTGATAAAAATCACCTCGTCATTCCAAAGCTGACCATCCATCGATAACAGGTAAAACGAGTTCTTATCATTGACAGTTGTGATGCCAAAATTGAATTTGACTCCATTGTCAAAAACTGCCATTTTTGTTTTGTAATGGTCTTCGTTGTTCTTTCTGCGGCAACAAAAAAACCAAATACATCAACTTATTCACAAAAATCATGCGGAATCACTATATGTAAAATTGGGAGAAAAACACATACTTGCTATCGTGCCTCACAAGCAGACCGTTTCGGAGCCAAGTACGGTATTCATCCACCATCTGTACATCAAGTGGACCAGTAATGGGATCTATCTGGAATGGATATTTTTTATCAAACCCATGTACATGATTCTTTCCCGAACTACTACCTGTGTATTTGGTCTTTAAACAATAACAGTTgcgtattaaaaaaacaaacaagtaAATCAAAAAgtagatatataccaaaatctgTCATAAACGGTGAAGACTTGTATTTACTGGGGCGTGTAGCTCGTGTGACTGATGGATGTAACATGATTTCTTTCCCTGGGGTTTGGCTTGGTAAATACTCATCAGGCAACAACCACTGAGACAACGGTTGCGCGTTACAAACTGTTGCCTGGGGTTCCTCTAAAACAGTTGAGCTGGTGTTTTCCTCGGTTTTTTCTACGTGAACTTGTTCGTTAGTCATTTCTGATTCTGCTATATTTTCTAGCACCTGTGCATCTACtcaaaaaaaatacaaaaaagaaaCATTATTCAATCACTTGCATGATACATTTTAAAATCGAAAAAATGGGTGAATTAGAATTCGTTGTTATCGAACCTCAGAATTATTTGAATCATCATAACATTTTTGCTCTTCCATAGTATGTTTCCCCGAACGTTCAACCGAAGTCTTCGGTTCTCCTGAAATATCACCTCCTTCTGCAATCTCTTCGGTTGAAGCTTCCATCGTATCGCCGCTCTCATTGCCAATATCAACTTGAATATCCGGTGCAATAcccttttccttaaaaaaaacacAGGCCAAAAGTATATAAAAATACATGAATTTAATAGATAAAGAACTATataaaatacataaatacatGAGAAAGTATTTGTTGATGATGTCCAAAAGCAGTAAACAAATACATAAAGAAAACAGTGAACAGTCATGGTGTGAAACAAACAGTACACAAAAAAATACATGACACTACTCTTTGTCATATTAATATCAAATACATAATATTTTAAATGCAGTAGTTCCCAAATTTTCAGCATACctgaattatattttttttaaaataagatataaaaatgaataaaaaaataCCTCTGTTGGATCCACCGGACGTTCATCCGAAGTCTTCGATTCTCCTGAATGATAACCTCCTTCCGCAATCTCTTCGGTTGAAGCTTTCAGCGTATCGCCGCTATCATTGCCAATACCGACTTGAATATCCGGTGCAAGACCCTTCTCCTTATAAAACACACATGCCAAAGTATATAAAATAAATGAATGTAATAGATAAAAAACAAtattaaatacataaatacatagAAGTATTTGTTGATGATGTCCAAAACCAGCAAACAAATACATAAGGAAAACAGTGAACAGTCATGTTGTCATACAAAACAGTACACAAAAAATATACATGACACTACTGTTTTTCATATCAATAACAAATACATAATATTTTAAAGTCCAATAGATCCCAATTTTTCATCATGTCTGCATTatcttttattaaaaaataacatataaaaatgaaaaatacattatatatatatatatatatatatacctctgTTGGATGCACATCACCCGTATCAGTCTCCATGTGAATATCGTCACCATGGTCCATGTAATCATCAGCTTGTTGATGTTTGTTGCCATCATGTAAAGGAACATGAGTTTCACTGTCATCAtcctaaaaaaaaatgtatttgttAGATACATATGCTTCCTACTTCACACTGAAGGCAATCGTTTGAATAtgtatttattgtttttttttaccttttctgAGTTTTGTTTCCCTTTGACATGTTCCAAAACCTTTTTGAAATTTTTATCAATAGTTTTGCGAAGATCCTTGAGCTCAGTAAAAACAACCTTGAATTCAGCAAGCACCTAAATGGTAAAAACAACAAATTCATCATAAAATCCTCATTTGCTTGTAgtttgatgaatatcaaaataaaattAGAAAACTTACTTCCTGCTTAAATTGATTAAGTTCCTGCCTCAAACTTGTGAGGTCAACTGATTTGCTGGTGGATACGTCGTCAACAGGAACGCGGTGGACACTTGGAGCggctttttctttttcctttgatTGAACTGGCTTATCTACAACCGAAGCAGATTTTTTAGATGATTGTCCAACTGCAGGTTTTTTTAGGATAGTGGTTGGTGACTTCTGAACAAGCAATGTTGCCGTCGACATCTTCCTGGGCTTCTTGTGCGGTGGAGATTTTGAAGCATCGTtcttttgagttttcttggcaGCGGCAACATGGGGAGGTGTTGTGGTAAAATCAGCATATTAATTTTCCTCCTCTTGGTGTGTTTGGGGTGGTGGTGCACGTCTGTTGACCAGATATGCACGCAGACCAAGCTTCTCAACCTCTGATATGGTCGGAACAATGTTGTTGAAATTTACAACTAATGTCCTGCACATAATATATTTTGAATTGTCAGTTCAGAACCTCTGTGTATTTTACAAATACACAGCAGACTTATATTGCTGAAAAAAAACCTATATGTATTTTACAAATACACAGCAGCAAACAATACACAAAATGCACGTGTAAAAAACTAGTTGGTAAGCATATATTTAATGTAAGTATTTTACCTCACCGTCCTTAAACATGCCCAACATCAAGTAGTTAACAGATGGCTTTGGGTTCACTGTTCTCCAATTAAACATTCTTGGGATTCGGCTTCCGGTTTTAACCATTAAATTAGGGTCAACATTAGAGCAACACTCATATATCCACACTTGCATAGCAAAAGGGAAACCCCGTAGACAATAAAACTTCTTCGGCttgttgtaacaccccgtaagtttgaactaggtgtgaatttgtaaaaaaaaaaaagtctagtgtcaagatgatattttatctatatgaaaccattcttgatgaattcgggtggaagatggtcgttttgaaaccaaaccaactagtgaagttcctaagacctcttaaattcgcctaagttttgatagttctgtcttctgggcgagtttcatgaaaatgtgttgtgaatttggaaaaccttccttgattaaagttgtagatctttgaaatatctttccaacggtaggtcgcccagcccaaacggagctacgtacaagaagttatgcccattttaccgaacactgtgcagaaccgacacccgtcgcatTTTAAGGCGCGTGGAGGAGCGTGCGATGGCCacgcatcgcgggccgatcgcgcaagtctgagtattgagctgcagAACATTGCGCGATGGTCCCGCATCGCGGACCAATTGCGAATAgggtcagattcgggtcaaaattcgggtttacgcgttttaagttatatttaaggtttgtggtttatttccccagcaacccattcacgaaaaattaccctaaagtcaataagaacaagtcccaagcctcaataaCCATGCAAGGTAAGtgttgttgcaccctatttttaccaaaggctaaacaaagcacaacttatgaaACTCTGAaagaattaattatgtacagagtcgccacccagcatttaaggtatactagggtacctataaattattaatatatgcagcttaacatggtctacgaaaataagtgagattctaggtaagggttcaaattattccgaagggaaggtgttaggcatcctttagaatccacaaatgtggttcccggctggaccaatttaactattcgagggatgtgtaaaaaggcttgattattacttacaaaaattagtagaatttagactaaagaataactaatatgactattcacataaataatcgtgcaatatgtattttttacatatgtgatataataattactttttttaaaaaaggttatgtgcaacttagaaacttgggtatgtgacaaaggtataaaaagaaaatggacatgaaattattttgcactcgaagtgagttaactaatttaactagttaagtatgtacgcctaatcaattaattatgagagtacattctaaagcctaaatattgaggcaaatcaccctatttattcacttaagtgtgctaagctattgaattaaaactctagcgaaacatgataactataagaatattagctacaaaaataataactgcctaaaattaatttgtcgaaaacacataaaatttaaatcacctaagcagattataaataaatacaaccaacctacaccctaaaaagtaaagtttcactatattttatgcttgcataatttaagaatgtaaaagaaaatataaacaaagaatttaagaagctatttgaacttcttttgagtgtcatcttcaaaaagtaactccgaatacctgcgtgagacttaaaaaaaatgttagtaagaaaataaataactatcggatgaattaaagaaataatgaataaacttaaaataaaaacccgtctttgtacatggaaggccttggaaatcgacggaaatttcttcatcggccaccGAAGGAGTATTTTTTGAGCATAAACCAACAAGAGTGATGTGAAATAGTCTGAAAGTGGCAGCTGTAAAGGTCAATAGCAAGCCAAAAATGTGAAAGAATCAACTCATCATTAgacacgcaaaaaaaaaaaaaacatttagctATACGGAGCCACGATGGCATCTCCGGCCAAATCTTTGCTTAAAATCCGGCAACCAAAACAACCGTAAGCGAGTAAAAAAAATGTAAGAATCAGCTGTAGAAAAACACAAATAACTATACAAAACAGAGACAAGaacaacacttttttttttaattttgatctTCACATCAAATAACCGAAAAAGTAACTGTTTATTAAGCTAAAGTTGAGCACAATGAATTCTTCATTCTGGTTCTTCTTTTTCAGAAGTACTTTGCTTCTCGTTGGAGAACAGTGTGTTTAGGAGAAGGCAAGTACAATAACATCAAGTTGAAACTCATATGAAGCAATAGCACAATTTTAAATTAATGAAGTTGAGATGATAACAATGCTACAATTTCCTCATCGTCTCTTATTATAGAAGGGCCATGTACTTTCGCATAGCTCAGGCAGAGAATTCCAAATAAGATCTTTTTTGGGCATACATTAGTTAGGAGTGACTTCAGTCTGCTGATTTCCACCTGCTGAATATCAATCGCCAGAGCCCCCTGAATATCAAATGGgtatcgaaaaaaaaaaaaaaaaagcttaagaCGAGGCCATCAAATCCAGCCATGGCGGATGCCGAAAAACAACCATTCGCCGGAGCATAAAGACCCCGACCAGATCTAAACTGAAAAAAAAGGCGCCCACACAGAAAAAAAATCGTTAGAGGAGGAAGGGAGGTAGCAGCGACTGGTGGTGTCGATTGGTTGCTGGCTGCTCCGACATCGGGCAGTGGGGGTAGTGGCGACGTTAATGGGGAGAGGGAGATCAAGTGGGGCTGTGCGGTGATGGTGGTGTTGTCGTGATTTTGGtgcgtcgccggagctccgagctccggcagGTGGCGGTGGCTGTGGAAAGAGAGAAATGTGGCGGAGGGAGTAGAGGGAGACAAAGAAGGAGGTGCGGGGGTTGTTTGGGTGCGTCGCCGGAGCTTGAGGGGGCTGGCGGCGGTTTGTGGGGGAGAGGGAGAAAATGAGATgcttagggttttttttttttttttttagaagagAGGGGAGAGAAAAATCTGATATGTGCTTGTGTGAGTTGTGTTGGATCCCCTCGTTAAATTAACCccccttttcttataatataaacaaacacccctttttatgcccaaaaataatgaagattgcacccttt carries:
- the LOC132637841 gene encoding uncharacterized protein LOC132637841, which codes for MDHGDDIHMETDTGDVHPTEEKGLAPDIQVGIGNDSGDTLKASTEEIAEGGYHSGESKTSDERPVDPTEEKGIAPDIQVDIGNESGDTMEASTEEIAEGGDISGEPKTSVERSGKHTMEEQKCYDDSNNSEVLENIAESEMTNEQVHVEKTEENTSSTVLEEPQATVCNAQPLSQWLLPDEYLPSQTPGKEIMLHPSVTRATRPSSSSGKNHVHGFDKKYPFQIDPITGPLDVQMVDEYRTWLRNGLLVRHDSKKNNEDHYKTKMAVFDNGVKFNFGITTVNDKNSFYLLSMDGQLWNDEHIDVIFYYFRKKGNYDKRNNFSFTTVDCLIKQRIDVVHHAYCNVETQTNVANEEQVLIEYVKGHMLIANVTWHTVDNVLIPVNIQEENHWLLVLLSFKDRRLYVYNSYQSARHNAVVRNEIKKIATLLPHFLHLAGFYVNKKSIDLVKDPAYADKGQIDILEVVYVDNLPHQTAGSTDCGVFVVAYAEYLTSGERIPDVIDAHMQRMRYGALLWDYAEGKVADNAESDNEVPPRPIRPAIDYDTVDAIDV